The Candidatus Aminicenantes bacterium genomic interval GGAAAGACGTTGTTGGTGCCGGTAGAGATCGTGACGATGGGGACGCAGCCGCAACCTTTCCCAACGACGCGGTTAGTGCCATCGCCGCCCAAGACCACGATGCTGCCGACGTTCATCTCGCACAGCCGCCTTGCCGCCGTAGTCGAATCCTCGTCGGTTGATGTCATCGGCATATCCAGAATGTCGGCGCGCAGCGAGGATAGTCTCAACCCATCCAACGCCCTTTCTCCGATGCTGTAGTAATCGGGCATGATGCTCACCCGATCAATGCCAATGGCGTCCAGGGCCAGCAGCGCCCGTTGCAAGATGTTGACCTTTTCGTTGTTACTGAACACAGACGCATGGGCGACCAGACGGCGAATGTCCTTACCAGAAGCCGGGTTGGCGATGATCCCTACATGCGACATGAAGTGTCTTTCTTCAAAGTTCTCTTTACAATGCGAGAGCTTTGAATTACTCCTGAAATTCGGCAAATCGTCATTCCTGCGAAAGCAGGAATCCAGTCCTTTCAAGACCTTCTGGATCCCCGGCTACGCGGGAATGACAAAGTAGGGGTATTTTTCAAAGGTCTCAATGCTCCGCTCCGTAGATTACATCCGGAGCTTTCGAATGTCTCCATGCAAGTTTTATGGAAGCATGAGTTACTTGGGCGGTATTGCCCTTAAAAGCACTCAGCTATCAGCCGTCAGCCTGAGCGCGTCAGGTGTATTTGGCCAAAAACTGATAGCTGAGTGACAACCATAGTTATGCGACAGCCTCCTTGACTGCGGCACCGATTTTGGCCGGGCTGGGAATATAGGCATCCTCCAGCGGAGGGCTAAATGGTACCGGCGTGTGCGGTGCCGTGACCGTTCGCGGCGCCGAGTCCAGGTAGGCAAATGCCTGCTGAGCGGCCAGCGTGACAATGTCATTGGCGACACTGCAGC includes:
- a CDS encoding NAD(+)/NADH kinase, translating into MSHVGIIANPASGKDIRRLVAHASVFSNNEKVNILQRALLALDAIGIDRVSIMPDYYSIGERALDGLRLSSLRADILDMPMTSTDEDSTTAARRLCEMNVGSIVVLGGDGTNRVVGKGCGCVPIVTISTGTNNVFP